One window of Desulfovibrio subterraneus genomic DNA carries:
- the dsrO gene encoding sulfate reduction electron transfer complex DsrMKJOP subunit DsrO, which translates to MKRSRRQFLKVASLSVLGLSTHLATGGIVNAAQQGEQYLPNEHGLKAGRWAMVIDTRAFETPADFEACVTACHKVHNVPHIPNHQDIKWLWTDKYEHVFPEQSNNHMSEALEKRDFLVLCNHCENPPCVRVCPTKATYKRPDGIVAMDYHRCIGCRFCMAGCPYGARSFNFSDPRKHLDMAEVNPEFPTRMIGVVEKCNFCVERLAQGLMPACVEAAEGKIVFGDLNDPESEVRKVLAENFTIRRKPAVGTQPGVYYII; encoded by the coding sequence ATGAAACGTAGCAGAAGACAATTCCTCAAGGTTGCCAGCCTTTCTGTTCTGGGTCTGAGCACCCACCTTGCCACTGGCGGCATTGTCAATGCCGCGCAGCAGGGTGAGCAGTACCTGCCCAATGAGCACGGCCTGAAGGCCGGTCGCTGGGCAATGGTCATCGATACCCGTGCCTTTGAAACACCTGCGGACTTTGAAGCCTGCGTAACTGCATGCCACAAGGTTCACAACGTTCCTCATATTCCCAATCATCAGGATATCAAGTGGTTGTGGACCGACAAGTACGAACACGTTTTCCCCGAGCAGAGCAACAATCACATGTCTGAAGCTCTGGAAAAGCGCGACTTCCTCGTACTGTGCAACCACTGCGAGAATCCGCCCTGTGTCCGCGTATGCCCCACCAAGGCGACCTACAAGCGCCCTGACGGCATCGTTGCCATGGACTACCACCGCTGCATCGGCTGTCGCTTCTGCATGGCCGGCTGCCCCTACGGTGCGCGCTCCTTCAACTTCTCCGATCCCCGCAAGCATCTGGATATGGCAGAGGTCAATCCGGAGTTCCCGACCCGTATGATCGGCGTTGTTGAAAAGTGTAACTTCTGCGTGGAAAGGCTTGCTCAGGGACTTATGCCTGCCTGCGTCGAGGCTGCGGAAGGCAAAATCGTTTTCGGCGATCTCAACGACCCCGAGTCCGAGGTCCGCAAGGTTCTGGCCGAGAACTTCACCATCCGCCGCAAACCCGCTGTCGGTACACAGCCCGGCGTGTACTACATCATTTAG
- the dsrP gene encoding sulfate reduction electron transfer complex DsrMKJOP subunit DsrP encodes MIEKVLKGSPKFYVWLVFLGSLIGLGAFTYLFQMKYGLSITGMSRDVSWGFYIAQFTYLVGVAASAVMLVLPAYFHHYKKFKKMIIFGEFMAIGAVLMCMLFIVADMGQPQRMLNVMLHPTPNSVMFYDMMVLMGYLVLNAVIGWTTLECERHQVEPPKWIKPLIYLSIFWAFSIHTVTAFLYSGLPGRHYFLTAIMAARFLSSAFCAGPSILLLLLFVVRKMTGFNPGKEAVQTLTKIITYAMGINVFFFLLEVFTAFYSGVPGHAHPIAYLFSGHGGHVDWITGFMWVGAILAILSLALLIPPSLRDNEKLLPWSLAILVTATWIDKGLGLIIGGFTPNPFEKYTVYTPTVPELLISLGIFATGLFVVSILWKIALDVKKEAGTF; translated from the coding sequence ATGATTGAAAAAGTATTGAAAGGCTCTCCCAAGTTCTATGTTTGGCTCGTCTTCCTTGGCAGCCTCATAGGCCTCGGTGCCTTCACCTATCTGTTCCAGATGAAGTACGGCCTGTCCATCACCGGCATGAGCCGCGACGTATCGTGGGGCTTCTACATCGCCCAGTTCACCTATCTGGTCGGTGTGGCCGCATCCGCAGTTATGCTGGTGCTGCCCGCGTACTTCCACCACTACAAAAAGTTCAAGAAGATGATCATCTTCGGTGAATTCATGGCCATCGGCGCTGTTCTGATGTGCATGCTCTTCATCGTTGCCGACATGGGCCAGCCCCAGCGCATGCTCAACGTTATGCTCCACCCCACCCCGAACTCCGTCATGTTCTACGACATGATGGTTCTGATGGGCTACCTGGTGCTTAACGCCGTCATCGGCTGGACCACCCTTGAGTGTGAGCGCCATCAGGTTGAACCGCCGAAGTGGATCAAGCCCTTGATCTACCTGTCCATCTTCTGGGCATTCAGCATTCACACCGTTACGGCGTTCCTGTACTCCGGTCTGCCCGGCCGTCACTACTTCCTGACCGCCATCATGGCTGCCCGCTTCCTGAGCTCTGCATTCTGTGCCGGTCCTTCCATCCTGCTGCTGCTTCTCTTCGTGGTACGCAAGATGACCGGATTCAACCCCGGCAAGGAAGCTGTTCAGACCCTGACCAAGATCATCACCTACGCCATGGGCATCAACGTGTTCTTCTTCCTGCTGGAAGTGTTCACGGCCTTCTACAGCGGTGTTCCCGGTCACGCACACCCCATCGCCTACCTCTTCTCCGGTCATGGCGGTCATGTGGACTGGATTACCGGCTTTATGTGGGTAGGTGCCATTCTGGCCATTCTCAGCCTTGCGCTGCTCATTCCCCCGAGCCTGCGTGACAACGAGAAGCTGCTGCCCTGGTCTCTGGCCATCCTTGTTACCGCAACCTGGATTGACAAGGGCCTCGGTCTGATCATCGGCGGTTTCACACCGAACCCGTTCGAGAAGTACACGGTGTACACCCCCACCGTTCCCGAACTGCTGATCTCCCTCGGCATCTTCGCAACCGGTCTCTTCGTAGTATCCATACTCTGGAAGATCGCGCTGGATGTTAAGAAGGAAGCCGGCACCTTCTAA
- a CDS encoding phosphate ABC transporter substrate-binding protein — protein sequence MRFKSLAIVAALVLGLASSAFAGEKVTIKGSTTVLPIMQRAVEAFMKKHPDVTIEVSGGGSSNGIKALLDGTTDIAMASRQMKDKEVALASEKGIKATEIVIAFDAVVPIVNPANPVANLTADQLKGIYEGKITNWKEVGGNDAPIVVISRDTSSGTYETWEGKIMKGARVFPGALLQASSGAVLQAVSKNPKAIAYDGLGYVNDSVHAVKVDGVAGSAESAKSNTYKIARSLQIYVNGEPAGPTKALVEFILSPEGQKIVEETGFIKM from the coding sequence ATGCGTTTCAAGTCTCTCGCTATTGTGGCCGCTCTGGTTCTCGGTCTCGCCAGCTCTGCTTTTGCAGGCGAAAAAGTAACCATCAAGGGTTCCACCACCGTTCTGCCCATCATGCAGAGGGCTGTTGAAGCCTTCATGAAGAAGCACCCCGATGTAACAATCGAAGTTTCCGGTGGCGGTTCTTCCAACGGCATCAAAGCGCTGCTTGACGGTACTACCGACATCGCCATGGCCTCCCGCCAGATGAAGGACAAGGAAGTTGCCCTTGCTTCTGAAAAGGGTATCAAGGCCACCGAAATCGTCATCGCTTTTGACGCAGTTGTTCCGATCGTCAACCCCGCCAACCCCGTAGCCAACCTGACTGCCGACCAGCTCAAGGGCATCTACGAAGGCAAGATCACCAACTGGAAGGAAGTGGGCGGTAATGATGCCCCCATCGTAGTCATCTCCCGCGACACCTCTTCCGGCACCTACGAAACCTGGGAAGGCAAGATCATGAAGGGTGCACGCGTGTTCCCCGGCGCCCTGCTGCAGGCTTCTTCCGGCGCCGTTCTGCAGGCCGTTTCCAAGAACCCCAAGGCCATTGCCTATGACGGCCTCGGCTATGTGAACGACTCCGTACACGCCGTAAAGGTTGACGGCGTTGCCGGTTCCGCAGAATCCGCCAAGAGCAACACCTACAAGATTGCCCGCTCCCTGCAGATTTACGTAAACGGTGAACCCGCAGGCCCCACCAAGGCTCTGGTCGAGTTCATCCTTTCTCCCGAAGGTCAGAAGATCGTAGAAGAAACCGGCTTCATCAAGATGTAG
- the pstC gene encoding phosphate ABC transporter permease subunit PstC, producing MLISRRTKDDIIHGTFFAIAASCVLVLFLIMLFLFIEGLPIFKVISVSDFVFGTAWYPTDDPADFGILPMIAASFSVTLLSSLLAIPLGIMTAIYLAEIASPKMRSIVKPFVEMLQALPSVVIGFFGMVVVAPLLQEWFDLPTGLNMFNASIMLAFMAVPTITSISEDAIYSVPNEMREASLALGATKWQTIAKVVLPASLTGISTAVILGMARSIGETMVVLMVAGGAAMIPTSIFNPVRPMPASIAAEMAEAPFQSDHYYALFATGMVLFLFTLMFNILAAYFAEKKKQVGVATL from the coding sequence ATGCTCATTAGCCGCCGCACCAAAGACGACATCATCCATGGCACCTTCTTCGCCATTGCTGCCAGCTGCGTTCTGGTGCTGTTTCTCATCATGCTGTTCCTCTTCATTGAGGGGCTTCCCATATTCAAGGTCATATCCGTTTCGGACTTCGTGTTCGGCACGGCGTGGTACCCCACTGACGACCCTGCCGACTTCGGCATTCTGCCCATGATTGCGGCCTCGTTCTCCGTTACCCTGCTTTCGTCGCTGCTGGCCATTCCGCTCGGTATCATGACCGCCATATACCTTGCGGAAATCGCGTCTCCCAAAATGCGCAGCATCGTCAAACCGTTCGTGGAAATGCTGCAGGCGCTGCCCTCCGTTGTCATAGGCTTCTTCGGCATGGTTGTGGTCGCCCCTCTGCTGCAGGAATGGTTCGACCTGCCCACCGGTCTCAACATGTTCAACGCATCCATCATGCTCGCCTTCATGGCTGTGCCGACCATCACCTCCATATCCGAAGACGCCATCTACAGCGTGCCCAATGAAATGCGCGAAGCCTCGCTGGCTCTCGGCGCCACCAAGTGGCAGACCATTGCCAAAGTGGTGCTGCCTGCCTCGCTCACGGGCATAAGCACGGCAGTCATTCTGGGCATGGCCCGTTCCATAGGCGAAACCATGGTTGTTCTCATGGTAGCAGGCGGTGCCGCCATGATTCCCACCTCCATATTCAATCCGGTGCGCCCCATGCCTGCCTCCATTGCTGCAGAAATGGCCGAAGCGCCCTTCCAGAGCGACCATTACTACGCCCTGTTCGCCACCGGCATGGTGCTCTTTCTCTTCACTCTCATGTTCAACATCCTTGCCGCCTACTTTGCGGAAAAGAAGAAGCAGGTCGGCGTGGCCACCCTGTAG
- the pstA gene encoding phosphate ABC transporter permease PstA, with the protein MPQDQGYLKRRLPIQTIMFTLFKGSVVINAMALAIICGFVLWYGLPAISWEFLLAHPREAMTEGGIFPCIIGTIALSYGSMLIALPWGVATAIYLNEYAKPGPLVHAIRLAINNLAGVPSVVFGLFGLSFFVTVMGMGVSLLAGMCTLAALTLPLIIGATEEALRSVSPTYREASLGLGATKWQTISKVVLPAATPGILTGAILAIGRAAGETAAIMFTAAMFFSPKLPSSVFDSVMALPYHIYVLATAGTEIEKTRPLQYGTALVLIALVLGMNLMAIIIRARLQRKLR; encoded by the coding sequence ATGCCGCAGGATCAGGGCTACCTCAAACGCAGGCTGCCCATTCAGACAATCATGTTCACCCTGTTCAAGGGCAGCGTCGTCATCAACGCAATGGCACTGGCCATTATCTGCGGATTTGTGCTGTGGTACGGCCTGCCCGCCATATCATGGGAATTTCTGCTGGCACACCCGCGCGAGGCCATGACCGAGGGCGGCATATTCCCCTGCATCATCGGCACAATCGCCCTTTCATACGGGTCAATGCTCATTGCCCTGCCGTGGGGCGTGGCAACCGCCATCTACCTGAATGAATACGCCAAGCCAGGCCCGCTGGTGCACGCCATACGCCTTGCCATAAACAACCTTGCCGGTGTGCCTTCCGTGGTATTCGGCCTCTTCGGCCTGTCTTTCTTCGTCACGGTCATGGGCATGGGCGTTTCGCTGCTTGCGGGCATGTGCACCCTTGCCGCCCTTACCCTGCCCCTTATCATCGGTGCAACGGAAGAAGCCCTGCGCAGCGTATCCCCCACCTATCGCGAAGCATCTCTCGGCCTTGGTGCCACCAAGTGGCAGACCATCTCCAAGGTTGTGCTGCCTGCAGCAACCCCCGGCATTCTTACCGGTGCCATTCTCGCCATCGGCCGCGCTGCCGGAGAAACGGCAGCCATCATGTTTACCGCCGCCATGTTCTTTTCACCCAAACTTCCCTCTTCCGTATTCGACAGTGTCATGGCTTTGCCGTATCATATTTATGTACTGGCAACCGCAGGCACGGAGATTGAAAAGACCCGTCCTCTGCAATACGGAACAGCCCTTGTGCTCATTGCTCTTGTTCTGGGCATGAACCTCATGGCCATCATCATCCGGGCCCGTCTGCAAAGGAAACTCCGCTAG
- a CDS encoding PhoH family protein — MGRKNFVLDTNVLIENPDCIHNLRNGEENNIFIPYHVLIELNSLKTNPRLRHIVSRVVDTLLANKEIIQFIRNDSSISRFTEEVVDNFILREINAAHIDSPILVTNDKILRLQAGLSGIDSEELRDSRPFESDSQRYTGFLEAAEPRVDNSFTWHEGKPMFHGAEGDELITYQMNVWNVKPRNVYQNLALMLMQRDGIDLVSIQSEAGYGKTYLALASALYLALERKQYEKIYVVKPLIELGTKMGYLPGDVREKMEPYVKYIQDLLVKLHISRPANRIFANPGEEMLRYNPKRFEILPLAYIRGMNIENAIVIVDETQNLSRNEMRALLTRMGENVKCFCLGDTRQVDNPYLNDSNNGLNWIVRKLKGFSGYAHMVLKGDRSRGPITDMVLRAKL, encoded by the coding sequence ATGGGCAGGAAAAACTTCGTACTCGACACCAACGTCCTCATCGAAAATCCAGACTGCATCCACAACCTGCGGAACGGTGAAGAGAACAACATCTTCATCCCCTACCATGTCCTCATCGAACTGAATTCCCTCAAAACCAACCCCCGGCTCCGCCACATTGTCTCCCGCGTGGTGGACACCCTTCTCGCCAACAAGGAAATCATCCAGTTCATCCGCAACGATTCCAGCATCTCCCGCTTCACCGAAGAAGTGGTGGACAACTTCATCCTGCGCGAAATCAATGCCGCGCACATCGATTCCCCCATCCTCGTCACCAATGACAAGATCCTCCGCCTGCAGGCCGGACTTTCCGGCATAGACAGCGAAGAACTGCGCGATTCGCGCCCCTTCGAATCCGACTCACAGCGATACACCGGCTTTCTTGAAGCCGCTGAACCACGCGTGGACAATTCCTTCACATGGCATGAAGGCAAACCCATGTTCCATGGTGCTGAAGGTGATGAGCTCATCACCTACCAGATGAATGTCTGGAACGTGAAACCGCGCAATGTGTACCAGAATCTGGCGCTCATGCTCATGCAGCGCGACGGCATTGACCTTGTCTCCATCCAGTCCGAGGCGGGCTACGGCAAAACCTATCTGGCACTTGCCTCGGCCCTGTATCTTGCGCTCGAACGCAAGCAGTATGAAAAAATCTATGTGGTGAAACCGCTCATAGAGCTCGGAACAAAGATGGGCTATCTGCCAGGCGACGTGCGGGAAAAGATGGAACCCTACGTCAAATACATTCAGGACCTGCTGGTTAAACTACATATAAGCCGCCCTGCAAACCGCATTTTCGCCAACCCGGGCGAAGAGATGCTGCGCTACAACCCCAAGCGGTTCGAAATTCTGCCTCTGGCCTACATACGGGGCATGAACATCGAAAACGCCATAGTGATCGTAGATGAAACGCAGAACCTGTCCAGAAACGAAATGCGCGCCCTGCTCACCCGCATGGGAGAAAACGTGAAGTGCTTCTGCCTCGGCGACACCCGACAAGTGGACAATCCATACCTCAACGACTCCAACAACGGACTCAACTGGATTGTCCGCAAGCTGAAGGGATTTTCCGGATACGCGCACATGGTGCTTAAGGGCGACCGTTCACGCGGCCCCATTACCGACATGGTTCTCCGCGCCAAACTGTAG
- a CDS encoding late competence development ComFB family protein: MSEKKDKYHIGTINVSEIRNRNEVRVIKMIQKVMSEPPGYQPDELSLQDIYALALNSLPPRYTQAGTIVLRDPVKDEDVLAAVRKAFAIVVQNPKY, encoded by the coding sequence ATGTCTGAAAAAAAGGACAAGTACCACATCGGCACCATCAATGTTTCTGAAATCCGCAACCGCAATGAGGTTCGGGTCATCAAGATGATACAGAAGGTCATGTCCGAACCGCCCGGGTACCAGCCTGATGAACTGTCTCTACAGGACATTTATGCGCTGGCACTGAACTCGCTGCCCCCGCGTTACACGCAGGCGGGAACCATAGTTCTGCGCGACCCTGTGAAGGATGAAGACGTACTTGCGGCTGTCCGCAAGGCGTTTGCCATTGTCGTGCAGAACCCCAAATACTGA
- a CDS encoding histidinol-phosphatase yields MITVDTHIHTLFSHGKATVQEMYAAARDKGMTVFGFSEHSPRPEGFDYPTDYKAKLTAAWPEYIRQVSDLKSNNDGIKVLLGIEMDWTTGQDAYIRQKLAADPFDYVIAGIHFLGTWGFDYKADDWAEWTEAECHARYETFFESMIDVAKTGLFNIIAHPDIIKIFSVDVFRSWIGTSKAQEAVRTALCAVKDAGMAMEVSSAGLRKMCKEIYPGPYLMETAKAIGLPLSFGSDAHSTASVGYAFDQLTEYAHAYGYTQSVYFENRTMQVRSFLP; encoded by the coding sequence ATGATTACCGTCGATACGCACATTCACACGCTGTTTTCCCATGGCAAAGCCACCGTGCAGGAAATGTATGCAGCTGCCCGCGACAAAGGCATGACCGTTTTCGGCTTCTCCGAACACTCGCCGCGGCCCGAAGGGTTTGATTATCCCACAGATTACAAGGCCAAGCTCACCGCTGCATGGCCGGAGTACATCCGTCAGGTTTCCGATCTCAAGTCCAACAACGACGGCATCAAGGTGCTGCTCGGCATAGAAATGGACTGGACCACGGGGCAGGATGCCTACATCCGGCAAAAGCTGGCCGCAGACCCCTTTGATTATGTAATTGCGGGCATTCATTTTCTCGGTACGTGGGGCTTCGACTACAAGGCCGATGACTGGGCAGAATGGACCGAGGCCGAATGCCACGCCCGCTACGAGACCTTCTTTGAATCCATGATCGACGTTGCGAAGACCGGCCTTTTCAACATCATTGCCCATCCCGACATCATCAAGATTTTCTCGGTGGATGTCTTCCGCAGCTGGATAGGCACTTCCAAAGCGCAGGAAGCCGTCCGCACCGCGCTGTGTGCCGTGAAGGATGCCGGAATGGCCATGGAGGTTTCCTCCGCCGGCTTGCGCAAGATGTGCAAGGAAATCTATCCCGGTCCCTACCTCATGGAAACCGCGAAAGCGATCGGCCTGCCCCTCAGCTTCGGCTCGGATGCGCACTCCACGGCTTCCGTCGGATACGCTTTTGACCAGCTGACAGAGTACGCGCACGCCTACGGCTATACGCAGAGCGTCTATTTCGAGAACCGCACCATGCAGGTCAGGAGCTTTCTGCCGTAA
- a CDS encoding ABC transporter ATP-binding protein has product MTAHPLVALERCTVSFTRRTAGGTATSKAVDDLNWALHAGEHWAIIGPNGAGKSTLLRLIRGEQRPDQQAGGSVTWFMDGTAETTPLAIRRHIAIVSSEMQEHYVRQQWQLSGEELLLTGWFDSPLLYEKPTDEQREEALQLACTLGVQHLLDMHLPAMSQGQLRKLLVARALVNGPCILVLDEVCEGLDTASRAEVLEIVDRAAGLGASVLFASHRLQELPACTTHAMLLRAGHIAAQGPVADVAATAGEVALFEDSVDTHAPMPRIADRQYGATPIFELDKATVFINRVPVLHDISWCVRPGENWAVCGSNGAGKSTLLRLLMGDERQAWGGTVRWFGESQPDMNVVRRRIGYVSDRFQATYGHDGYHGTLMDLSGEELVWSGFFASVGLWDWQTVTDEHRQTASDWMRYMGLAEYAGQRIRDMSYGRLRRFMLCRAMAPAPEILLLDEPCSGLDPASREHFLATLRRLAGNGVQMLYVTHYASELIPEITHMLSLENGHVSACGPREQASTRMAEHSGQETS; this is encoded by the coding sequence ATGACTGCACATCCTCTTGTTGCCCTTGAACGCTGCACGGTCTCCTTTACCCGGCGCACTGCCGGTGGCACCGCCACTTCCAAGGCTGTAGACGATCTCAACTGGGCTCTGCACGCCGGAGAGCACTGGGCCATCATCGGCCCCAACGGAGCAGGCAAATCGACCCTGCTGCGCCTCATCCGCGGGGAACAGCGCCCCGACCAGCAGGCAGGCGGCTCGGTTACATGGTTCATGGACGGCACCGCGGAAACCACGCCCCTTGCTATCCGCAGGCACATAGCCATTGTCAGCTCGGAAATGCAGGAACATTACGTGCGGCAACAGTGGCAACTTTCCGGAGAAGAACTGCTGCTGACCGGCTGGTTCGACTCCCCCCTGCTCTATGAAAAACCGACGGACGAGCAACGCGAAGAAGCCCTGCAACTGGCCTGCACCCTTGGCGTGCAGCATCTGCTTGATATGCACCTGCCCGCCATGTCGCAAGGCCAGCTCAGAAAACTGCTCGTAGCCCGCGCGCTGGTCAACGGCCCCTGCATCCTCGTGCTCGATGAAGTCTGCGAAGGACTGGACACCGCCTCCCGCGCCGAAGTGCTCGAAATTGTGGACAGGGCCGCCGGTCTGGGAGCCTCTGTCCTTTTCGCCTCGCACCGGCTGCAGGAACTTCCTGCCTGCACCACGCATGCAATGCTTCTGCGGGCAGGCCACATAGCTGCACAGGGACCTGTTGCAGACGTTGCCGCCACGGCAGGCGAAGTTGCCCTGTTTGAAGATTCCGTTGATACGCATGCTCCCATGCCCCGCATTGCCGACAGGCAGTACGGCGCCACCCCCATTTTCGAACTCGACAAGGCCACGGTCTTCATCAACCGTGTGCCTGTTCTGCACGATATTTCATGGTGCGTCCGCCCCGGTGAAAACTGGGCGGTATGCGGCAGCAACGGCGCGGGTAAATCCACCCTGCTGCGCCTGCTCATGGGTGACGAGCGGCAGGCGTGGGGCGGTACAGTGCGCTGGTTTGGTGAAAGCCAGCCGGACATGAACGTCGTCCGCCGCCGTATAGGCTATGTCTCGGACCGCTTTCAGGCCACCTACGGACACGACGGCTACCACGGCACGCTGATGGATCTTTCCGGCGAAGAGCTTGTCTGGTCCGGCTTCTTTGCCAGCGTAGGCCTGTGGGACTGGCAGACGGTAACCGACGAGCACCGCCAGACAGCATCCGACTGGATGCGCTACATGGGACTTGCCGAGTATGCAGGTCAGCGCATCCGCGACATGTCTTACGGCCGCCTCAGACGCTTCATGCTCTGCCGCGCCATGGCACCGGCACCGGAGATACTGTTACTGGACGAACCCTGCTCCGGACTCGACCCCGCCTCCCGCGAGCACTTTCTCGCCACCCTGCGCAGGCTTGCCGGTAACGGCGTGCAGATGCTCTATGTCACGCATTACGCATCGGAGCTAATTCCCGAAATCACCCATATGCTCAGCCTTGAAAACGGCCATGTAAGCGCGTGCGGTCCCCGTGAACAGGCATCCACCCGAATGGCGGAACACAGCGGACAGGAGACATCGTGA
- a CDS encoding phosphoribosylanthranilate isomerase, protein MSRTVVSLVPSHPFHGLVQIAGVQDLQEAAMLAEAGADAIGFPLRLPVNAEDCTEAEAAHMALAIAPQATPVCICYLDRAEEIRQFCAALNMRHVQLHGDIDTEELKRLKKAAPELFVIKSLVIRCDTDNTAELEGLMHRMSEYVDAFITDTHNPATGADGATGMVHDWSISRRLVERSSRPVILAGGLTPDNVAEAIHIVRPAGVDAHTGLEDADGRKDRNLSLRFIRNAKQALANFSAITP, encoded by the coding sequence GTGAGCAGGACAGTTGTTTCCCTTGTGCCTTCGCACCCCTTTCACGGCCTTGTGCAGATAGCCGGAGTGCAAGACCTGCAGGAAGCCGCCATGCTGGCGGAAGCAGGCGCGGACGCCATAGGCTTTCCTCTCCGCCTGCCGGTCAATGCGGAAGACTGCACCGAGGCTGAGGCCGCACACATGGCCTTGGCCATTGCCCCGCAGGCCACCCCTGTCTGCATCTGCTATCTGGATCGCGCAGAGGAGATACGGCAGTTCTGCGCCGCCCTGAACATGCGGCACGTGCAGTTGCACGGAGATATCGACACGGAGGAACTGAAGCGGCTGAAAAAGGCGGCACCGGAGCTGTTTGTCATCAAAAGCCTGGTTATCCGCTGTGATACGGACAATACGGCGGAACTTGAAGGCCTGATGCACCGTATGAGCGAATATGTGGATGCCTTTATCACGGATACACACAACCCTGCCACCGGAGCCGACGGGGCCACGGGCATGGTGCACGACTGGAGCATCTCGCGGCGGCTGGTGGAGCGTTCTTCCCGTCCCGTCATTCTGGCGGGAGGACTTACACCGGACAATGTGGCCGAGGCAATACACATAGTCCGGCCTGCGGGTGTGGATGCCCATACCGGTCTTGAAGATGCCGACGGACGCAAAGACCGCAACCTCTCCCTGCGCTTCATTCGCAATGCAAAGCAGGCACTTGCGAATTTTTCCGCAATCACACCGTGA
- a CDS encoding 4Fe-4S binding protein produces the protein MPTLSFLRPSGRLRLAIQAALTIFCLYAGYLFHRHVLWLGGGTEIFTPKPPSVEAFLPISALMAAKRFFLTGQWDSVHPAGLTLFLAFLLMAVALRKGFCGYICPVGFISSMVERLGRKLKTGRETGPLATRLFTIPKYVILCGFLWFIVIGMDVRSIESFLSARYNLVADASMLHFFLSPSLTTILVVAALLVLSLFIRNAWCRFLCPYGALLGLFAIFSPIAVNREKDTCIACGKCRKACPAGIRVDEKQRVNSPECIGCAACLEACPVEGCLTMRAGNKAIPFKAVGISCVALLLAVYAWALATGHWTSEIPADMLRRVYMMQFGQ, from the coding sequence ATGCCTACTCTTTCTTTTCTCCGGCCCAGCGGAAGGCTGCGCCTTGCCATACAGGCCGCACTTACCATTTTCTGCCTCTATGCAGGCTATCTTTTCCACCGCCACGTGCTCTGGCTCGGTGGCGGAACTGAAATATTCACTCCCAAGCCCCCTTCGGTAGAAGCCTTTCTGCCCATCAGCGCGCTCATGGCCGCCAAGCGCTTCTTTCTGACCGGTCAATGGGATTCCGTCCATCCTGCAGGTCTTACGCTCTTTCTCGCGTTCCTCCTCATGGCGGTTGCCTTGCGCAAGGGATTCTGCGGATACATATGCCCCGTGGGATTCATATCCTCCATGGTGGAACGTCTGGGCCGCAAGCTCAAAACGGGCAGGGAAACCGGCCCCCTTGCCACCCGTCTTTTCACCATCCCCAAATACGTCATCCTCTGCGGTTTTCTGTGGTTTATCGTCATCGGCATGGATGTTCGCTCCATAGAGAGCTTTCTTTCCGCCCGCTACAATCTGGTTGCCGATGCCAGCATGCTGCATTTCTTCCTTTCTCCCTCACTCACCACCATACTTGTGGTTGCCGCATTGCTTGTGCTCTCCCTGTTCATCCGCAACGCGTGGTGCCGTTTTCTCTGCCCCTATGGCGCGCTGCTGGGACTTTTTGCCATCTTCAGCCCCATCGCCGTAAACAGGGAAAAGGATACCTGCATCGCCTGCGGCAAGTGCCGCAAGGCCTGCCCTGCGGGCATACGTGTTGATGAAAAGCAAAGGGTGAATTCGCCGGAATGCATAGGGTGCGCTGCCTGTCTGGAAGCCTGTCCCGTTGAAGGCTGCCTGACCATGCGTGCCGGCAACAAGGCTATTCCCTTCAAGGCTGTGGGGATAAGCTGCGTTGCCCTTCTGCTTGCGGTATATGCATGGGCGCTGGCTACGGGTCACTGGACCTCGGAGATACCCGCAGACATGCTCCGCCGCGTGTACATGATGCAATTCGGGCAGTAA